From Halorussus lipolyticus:
GACCGAGAACGCGGCCCAGATGACCGCCAATCGTCGGCGTCGCGTTTCGTCCATGCGATTGAGACCGGAGTCCGGACAGTTGGCTCTGTTGGATTCTGGGTCTCGTGATTCAGCGTTGGCGCAAGTTCAGGCAGATGAGAGGCGATAGAGAATTGTATATGGGGCTTTAGGAAAGAAAATTATTTCTTTACAAACCATAAATATTCTTCTGGCCGTCGAGTGGTTCTGCGAGTCGCCGCATCCCTGCGCTTCGCGTGGACCAGCAGTAGATTGGAAACGAAGCGGGCCAACGGTGAAGTGAAAACGAGGCTAACTTCAGGCTTGAGCATTGCCGTCTCCCGCACAGCACCGCACCTCGTCCTCCCCACCCTCCTGCGGTCTCTGCGAACCACGTTCGCAGATCAGCGAGACGCGGCGCGTCTCGCCAGCCTCGGGGTTCGCATTCGCTCACACCCTGCGGTCCTCGTCCCTCGCGCGCGTTGCTCGCGCACGCCGGTCAGAATCTACCCTATTCTCACGTCACTCCCCGTCGTACCGACCTCGTAGCCGATTCCCGTCGTCCTCGACCGGCGCAATCTCGAAGCCGAGTGACTCGTAGAACGGTCGCACGCCGGGGTCGAACTCGGCGGTCAGCGGGGCGCGGCGCTCGGCCGCAGTCCGGACCAGCGCGCTTCCGACGCCTTGTGCCCGGCGCGCTCGCCGGACCGCCACGGCGTCGATGTGCGCGCCCCGATTCCGGGGCACGAGGACCAGCGCGCCCAGAATCGAATCGCTCTCGCCCTCGTCTGCGACCAGTACGTCCTCGGCGTCGATTCGCTCGCCGAGGTCGTCCCGAACGTCCAGCATCGCGGCGTCGAGGACTCGGCGCACGCCGAGTCGGTCGCCCGAATCGGCCTCTCGGACCGTGGCGCTCCCGGCGCTCGTCTCGCGGGCCATCACTCCGAGTCGTCTTCGAGCATCCTATCGACCATCGCCAGCACGTCGTCCACCGAGGGCCGGTCGCCCGGACTGTCGCCGCGGTGGACCGCGTGGAGTCGCAGATTCCCGTCGCGGGCGTCCAGCACCGCGACTTCCGGCATCCGACCCACGAGGTCCGAGAGCTTTCCCAACTTGCCAAACCGGGTGGGTTGGCCGTACTGGTCGCCCGCCGTCTTCTCCTCGTCGGCCACCAGCGCGAAGGGCAGGTGGAGTTTCTTCTGCCACTTCTCGGCTTTCTTCCGCGACTCGGGCAGGACCGAGACCACCGCGGCCCGCCGGTCGCGGAACTCGTCGTAGCGGTCGGCGACTGCCTGCACCTGCTCGCGGCAGTTCCGGCAGTGGTAGTCGCGCTGGAAGAACAGGACTACGGCGTCGTTTTCCCCCGGCAGGCGACTCGCCGGACTCCTCTCGACGGTCCGGTCGCCCTTGCGCTCGGCGAGCGCCGATAGTCGGAGGGGGTCCGGTCCCGCCCCGGCGTTGGGCAACTCGAAATCGAGTTCGCTCACGCCCAACTCGTCGCGCTCGCGGTCGAACGCCGACCCGGCGGTTTCGGACTCCGGCCCGAGACCGCCCTCAGCGTCTTCTGGCCCGCTCCCGCCCTTGATGAGTCGCAGGACCTTCACGTGGTCGGCCTCGACGGGTTGGTCCTCGGGCACCGGCCGACCGTCCACCATCACCGAGACCTCGTGGGGACTGAGGCCCACTTCGGCCAGCAGGTCGGCGTAGGTCGCGTCCTCGACTTCGAGGTCGTGGCTCTCCTCGCCGACGACCTCGACTGTCACGTTCATGCCCGGTTCTTCCGCGGCGCGGGTGGTAAGCGTGTCGGGGTGCTACGACATCGGCTCAGAGCCGACATCCGACTCCCGGTCGCGGTCCGCCCGTCGTCGCTGGTACTGACTCCGACCGCCCAGACCCAGCGCGCCCAGTCCCAGTAGCAGGACGAGGAACTGGACGAGACCCCCGAGAATCGGCACGAATCCGACAATCGCGGCCAGCAGGAGGCCGATGAACAGCGCCAGCCATCGCCCGCCCGTATCCGCCATCCCGAGGAGCCACGTTCCGACCGCGAACGCGCCGTAGACGTACCCCAGCCATAACACCAGCGCGTAGACCAGCGCCAAGATGAGGCCCAACGGAATCCCGACCAGCGAGACGAACAGAATCACCATCAGGACGGGAATCCCGACGAACAGCAGGAGACCGACTCCGCCGGACTTCAGGGGGTCTGCGGTCGCTCTGTCAGCGATACCCCCGGAGAACCGCGGGAAGACGAGCAGGACCACCGCGCCGAGGACGAGGTTGACGAGGAAGCCGTACACCCACCCGACCCAGTTGGGCACCAGCGGCCCGGTGAACCCGAGGTCGAGACCGATGTCGGACTCTTGGCGAATCTCGCCAGCGACCTGCGCGCCCTCCGCCCGGTTCAAGTCGCCGTCGTAGACGAAATCCCCGCCGACGACCGCGTTCGGCCCGAGCGTGATGGTTCCCGCGCCGACCCGAACGCCCTGCTGGACCTCGCCCTCCACGACGACGTTCCCGGCCGCGCCTTCGAGTTGCCCGCCGACGAGGGCGTCCTCGCTGACGACGACGTTGCCCCCGACCGCATCCACGTCGCCCGTCACTTCCCCGGCGATTCTGACGTTGCCGCCGAGCGCGGTCATGTCGCCGGTCACCCGACCCTCCACGAACACGTCACCGGCGAAGGCGGTCAAGTCGCCATCGACGGTGCCTCGGACGATGACCGTCCCGGCGAACGCGGTCAGGTCGTCGTCTATCGTCTCGTCCTCCTCGACGACCACGGTGCCGCCGGTCCGCGTCACTTCGGCCGCGGCGGGCGCTGGCACTGCGGCGAGGACCACCAGCACAGCGAACAGCGCCACGAGTCGCTTGTCCATATCTCCTCTGTCCATTTCCCGACAAATAGTAATTGCCCGGTTTTCGCTCCGCTGGTGGGTTAAGTGCCTCCTACCGCCGTCCCGCCGGGCCGACGCTCGACCCGTAACCGAGATTTCGACCTGCCGCGACCTCGGGGAGTTTAAGACCGGCAAGCCCTTGCTCTGTCACATGACCGAGGTCGAGAACGAGGCCGACGAGGCGGGTGACGCCGAGGAGGCAACCGGGAGTGACGAACCGGCCCCCGACGCCGGGCGGGACGAAATCTGGATCGAGAAGTACCGGCCCCAGCGACTGGACGAGGTGGCCGGCCACGACGACATCACGGCGCGCCTGAGTCGCTACGTAGAACGCGACGACCTGCCGAACTTACTGTTCTCGGGACCGGCGGGCGTCGGCAAGACGACCTCGGCGGTAGCCATCGCCAAGGAACTCTACGGCGACGACTGGGAGAGCAACTTCCTCGAACTCAACGCCTCCGACCAGCGCGGCATCGACGTGGTTCGGGACCGCATCAAGAACTTCGCGCGGTCGTCGTTCGGCGGGTACAACTACCGCATCATCTTCTTGGACGAGGCCGACTCGCTTACCTCCGACGCACAATCGGCGCTTCGCCGGACGATGGAGCAGTTCTCGTCGAACACCCGGTTCATCCTCTCGTGTAACTACTCCAGCAAAATCATCGACCCCATCCAGTCGCGGTGTGCGACCTTCCGGTTCGGCCCGATTTCCGACGAGGGCGTCACCGAGCAGATTCGGAAAGTCGCCGAGCAGGAGGACATCGAGACGACCGAGGAGGGCGTCGAGGCGCTGGTCTACGCCGCCGACGGCGACATGCGCAAGGCAATCAACGCCTTGCAGGCCGCGGCCGTGATGGGCGAAGTCGTGGACGAGGAGGCTGTCTTCTCCATCACCAGCACCGCCCGGCCCGAGGAAATCGAGGAGATGGTCCGCCGCGCCATCGACGGCGAGTTCAGCAAGGCCCGCAAGAAGTTGGACGAGATGCTGACCGAGAAGGGGATGGCCGGCGGCGACATCATCGACCAACTCCATCGGTCGGTCTGGGAGTTCGACTTGGACGACGAGGCCACCGTCCGCCTGATGGACCGGGTGGGCGAAGTCGATTACCGAATCAGTGAAGGGGCGAACGAGCGCGTCCAGTTGGAGGCCCTGCTGGCGTCGCTGTCGCTGGAAGACCGGTGAGGGTCGCGATTGGCCGGCGTCGCGGCGAGGCGTTAGCGCGGGACTGATTCGTCACAATCGGCCGTTTCGGTGAGACCGCAGTTTCTCCGCGATACTTCCGGAACGTTCCGCGATTCGAAATCCGCGCTCGGTCCGGGAAACGCCGCATTATCCCGGCGAACGGTTTCGAACGGCCGTCTGGCTTATACTCCGGACCGGTGTACCTGTTCGGGAGTACATCATGGGACGCTATCCGCGACAGGTACGGGACGCGAGGCTCAAGTGCATCGAATGCAACGCGCCCGTCGTCAAAACCGTCGATGACAGTTTCGCCTGCGTGAACTGCGGGTCCGAACCGCTCAGCGCGCGGTCGGATTCGCCTGCGTCCACAGTCAAGGACACAGCGTCGTCGGTAGCAGACGACTGACAGGCGAACGACCGACGGCCGACCGAACCGCGGCGAATCAGTTTTTTGTCGCTCGTCGGTGAATCGGTCAGCATGAGCCACGGGTCGAACGCTCCCGATTCTGCCGAGCCACCAATCCGAACCGACGAGTTGACCAAGCGATACGGCGACGACGCCGCGGTTCGGGACCTCACGTTTTCGGTCGCTCGGGGCGAGGTCTTCGGCTTCCTCGGGCCGAACGGCGCGGGCAAGACCACCACGATGCAGATGCTGACGACGCTGACCCGGCCCTCGTCGGGCGAGGCGTGGGTCGCTGGAGAACCCATCACCGACCGGGACGCGGTGGTCGGGCATCTGGGCTACCTGCCCGAGGAGCCACCGATTTACGAGGAACTGACCGGCCGCGAGCAGTTGGCGTACATCGCGGGACTCCGGGACCTGCCCGAATCGGTGGCCGACGAGCGAATCCGCGATTTGCTGGCGAGATTCGACCTCGCGGACGACGCCGACGACCGCATCTCGACCTACTCGAAGGGGATGAAACAGAAGACCGCGCTGATTCAGGCCGTCCTGCACGACCCCGACGTGCTGTTTCTGGACGAACCCACCTCGGGGTTGGACCCCCGCGCGGCCCGGACTGTTCGGAACCTGATTTCGGAACTCCGCGAGGAGGGGATGACCGTCTTCCTCTCGACGCACATCCTCCCGGTGGTCGAGGAGTTGGCCGACCGGGTGGGCGTCCTCCACGAGGGCCGACTCGTGGCCGAGGGGTCGCCCGAGTCGCTGACCCACCGGGCCGAATCCGGCGAGGAGTCCACGCTCGAAGAGGTCTTCCTCGAAGTGACTAGCGAGCGCCCGACCGAGGACGCCGCGGAACGCTCGGGGTTCGCGCGATGAGGACGCCCGACCTCTCGCACGCGGTCCGAATCGCGCGGGTGGAAGTTCGCCGGAGCGTCCGGGCGGTCCGGTCCAGCACCACCCGGACCGCGGCGTTCGG
This genomic window contains:
- a CDS encoding GNAT family N-acetyltransferase, producing the protein MARETSAGSATVREADSGDRLGVRRVLDAAMLDVRDDLGERIDAEDVLVADEGESDSILGALVLVPRNRGAHIDAVAVRRARRAQGVGSALVRTAAERRAPLTAEFDPGVRPFYESLGFEIAPVEDDGNRLRGRYDGE
- a CDS encoding peroxiredoxin family protein produces the protein MSELDFELPNAGAGPDPLRLSALAERKGDRTVERSPASRLPGENDAVVLFFQRDYHCRNCREQVQAVADRYDEFRDRRAAVVSVLPESRKKAEKWQKKLHLPFALVADEEKTAGDQYGQPTRFGKLGKLSDLVGRMPEVAVLDARDGNLRLHAVHRGDSPGDRPSVDDVLAMVDRMLEDDSE
- a CDS encoding bactofilin family protein, whose product is MDKRLVALFAVLVVLAAVPAPAAAEVTRTGGTVVVEEDETIDDDLTAFAGTVIVRGTVDGDLTAFAGDVFVEGRVTGDMTALGGNVRIAGEVTGDVDAVGGNVVVSEDALVGGQLEGAAGNVVVEGEVQQGVRVGAGTITLGPNAVVGGDFVYDGDLNRAEGAQVAGEIRQESDIGLDLGFTGPLVPNWVGWVYGFLVNLVLGAVVLLVFPRFSGGIADRATADPLKSGGVGLLLFVGIPVLMVILFVSLVGIPLGLILALVYALVLWLGYVYGAFAVGTWLLGMADTGGRWLALFIGLLLAAIVGFVPILGGLVQFLVLLLGLGALGLGGRSQYQRRRADRDRESDVGSEPMS
- a CDS encoding replication factor C small subunit; amino-acid sequence: MTEVENEADEAGDAEEATGSDEPAPDAGRDEIWIEKYRPQRLDEVAGHDDITARLSRYVERDDLPNLLFSGPAGVGKTTSAVAIAKELYGDDWESNFLELNASDQRGIDVVRDRIKNFARSSFGGYNYRIIFLDEADSLTSDAQSALRRTMEQFSSNTRFILSCNYSSKIIDPIQSRCATFRFGPISDEGVTEQIRKVAEQEDIETTEEGVEALVYAADGDMRKAINALQAAAVMGEVVDEEAVFSITSTARPEEIEEMVRRAIDGEFSKARKKLDEMLTEKGMAGGDIIDQLHRSVWEFDLDDEATVRLMDRVGEVDYRISEGANERVQLEALLASLSLEDR
- a CDS encoding ABC transporter ATP-binding protein yields the protein MSHGSNAPDSAEPPIRTDELTKRYGDDAAVRDLTFSVARGEVFGFLGPNGAGKTTTMQMLTTLTRPSSGEAWVAGEPITDRDAVVGHLGYLPEEPPIYEELTGREQLAYIAGLRDLPESVADERIRDLLARFDLADDADDRISTYSKGMKQKTALIQAVLHDPDVLFLDEPTSGLDPRAARTVRNLISELREEGMTVFLSTHILPVVEELADRVGVLHEGRLVAEGSPESLTHRAESGEESTLEEVFLEVTSERPTEDAAERSGFAR